From a region of the Solanum stenotomum isolate F172 chromosome 2, ASM1918654v1, whole genome shotgun sequence genome:
- the LOC125856220 gene encoding disease resistance protein RPP13-like, producing the protein MDISRKRETYGIRDINNAGEGPSNCPNNQYDMVRTLKRTTSYVDEDHIFVGFQDVVQTLLAELLKAELHRSVISIYGMGGLGKTTLGRNLYISPNIVSSFPTRAWICVSQEYNTMDLLRNIIKSIQGCTKETLDLLEKMTERDLEIYLRDLLKEPKYLVVVDDLWHREAWESLKRAFPDSKNGSRVIITTRKEDVTERADNKGFVYRLRFLSQEESWDLFCRKLLDVRAMVSAMERLAKDMVDKCGGLPLAIVVLSGLLSHKRGLEERQKVKDNLWQKIKDDSIEVSYILSLSYNDLSTALKQCFLYFGIYPEDRVVHVDHILWLWMAEGFVPTGKEIMEDVAEGFLNELIRRSLIQVVRTFWEKVSKCRIHDLLRDLAVQKALEVNFLDIYDPRKHSISSFCLRHSIHSQGKRYLSLDLSNFKLRSLMFLDPDFLKMGLIKFRNVFQHLYVWYLEIRVDNKSIVPDAIGSLYHLKFLRLRGIYDLPSSIGNLKLLQTLLVNDYGYSCQLPCETADLINLRHLVAPYSKPLKRISKLTSLQVLKGVGCDQWKDVGPIDLVNLQ; encoded by the exons ATGGATATCTCTCGCAAACGAGAGACTTATGGTATTAGAGATATCAATAATGCAGGAGAAGGGCCAAGTAATTGCCCAAACAATCAGTATGACATGGTTAGAACATTGAAGAGAACAACCTCATATGTAGATGAGGATCACATTTTTGTTGGCTTTCAGGATGTTGTACAAACATTGCTAGCTGAACTTCTCAAAGCAGAGCTTCACAGAAGCGTCATCTCCATTTATGGTATGGGCGGATTAGGCAAGACAACTCTTGGGAGAAACCTATACATCAGTCCTAATATAGTCTCTAGCTTCCCTACACGTGCTTGGATATGTGTTTCTCAAGAGTACAACACCATGGATCTCCTTAGGAATATCATAAAATCCATCCAAGGTTGCACCAAGGAAACTCTAGATTTGTTGGAAAAGATGACAGAGAGAGATCTAGAAATTTACCTTCGTGATCTTTTAAAAGAACCCAAATACCTTGTGGTGGTCGATGATTTATGGCATAGAGAAGCATGGGAAAGTTTGAAACGAGCATTTCCAGATAGCAAGAACGGCAGCAGAGTAATTATTACTACACGCAAAGAGGATGTCACTGAAAGAGCAGATAACAAAG GTTTTGTCTATAGACTTCGTTTCCTGAGCCAAGAAGAAAGTTGGGATCTCTTTTGTAGGAAACTACTCGATGTTCGGGCAATGGTCTCAGCGATGGAAAGGCTAGCTAAGGATATGGTGGACAAGTGTGGAGGTTTACCTCTTGCAATTGTTGTTTTAAGCGGATTACTTTCACATAAAAGAGGGCTAGAAGAAAGGCAAAAAGTGAAGGACAACCTTTGGCAGAAAATTAAAGACGACTCTATTGAGGTCTCCTACATACTATCATTGAGCTACAATGATTTGTCAACTGCGCTCAAGCAGTGTTTCCTGTACTTTGGTATATATCCAGAAGATCGTGTGGTCCATGTTGATCACATATTATGGTTGTGGATGGCTGAAGGATTCGTACCAACAGGTAAAGAAATAATGGAAGATGTTGCTGAAGGCTTCTTGAATGAGCTGATAAGACGAAGCTTGATACAAGTGGTAAGAACATTTTGGGAAAAAGTTAGTAAATGTAGGATTCATGATCTACTTCGCGATCTTGCTGTACAAAAAGCATTGGAGGTAAACTTTTTGGACATTTATGATCCAAGAAAGCACTCCATATCCTCCTTTTGTCTGAGACATTCCATTCATAGTCAAGGAAAACGGTATCTCTCACTTGATCTTTCTAACTTTAAATTGAGGTCACTTATGTTCCTTGATCCAGACTTTTTAAAGATGGGTCTTATAAAGTTCCGTAATGTGTTCCAACATCTATATGTGTGGTACTTGGAGATTCGTGTTGACAATAAGTCTATAGTACCTGATGCCATAGGAAGTTTGTACCACCTCAAATTCTTAAGATTGAGAGGTATCTATGATCTTCCCTCTTCCATTGGCAACCTCAAGCTTTTACAGACACTTCTTGTCAATGACTATGGGTACTCATGCCAACTACCCTGCGAGACAGCTGACCTAATAAATCTAAGACATTTGGTTGCTCCGTATTCAAAACCTCTGAAACGTATAAGCAAACTCACAAGTCTTCAAGTTCTTAAAGGCGTTGGTTGTGATCAGTGGAAAGATGTTGGCCCTAttgatttagtcaatcttcAATAA